In the Candidatus Rhodoblastus alkanivorans genome, one interval contains:
- a CDS encoding class I SAM-dependent methyltransferase, producing the protein MSQSMQVESLNARKTYERIASIYDFLDAPYEIGWKRALRRRMFEGLRGAVLDAGCGTGCNFVAYPDGVKASGCDASAAMLERARTRAEKLGLLVDLRRSDLTRLDWPDDSFDGVVATFVFACIEDHEQLAALKELHRVCKAEGEIRIVDYRLSPRPLVRARQKLMSKWLNGAFAATYTPTTENYFDEAGLEVIEQKFIRSDVLKMIRLRPRQPS; encoded by the coding sequence ATGTCTCAATCGATGCAAGTCGAGAGTCTGAACGCCCGCAAGACCTATGAGCGCATCGCCTCGATTTATGACTTCCTCGACGCGCCTTATGAGATCGGCTGGAAGCGCGCCTTGCGCCGCCGCATGTTCGAGGGCCTGCGCGGCGCCGTTCTCGACGCCGGCTGCGGCACGGGGTGCAATTTCGTCGCTTATCCCGACGGCGTGAAAGCTTCCGGCTGCGACGCCAGCGCCGCCATGCTGGAGCGGGCGCGGACGCGGGCCGAAAAGCTCGGGCTTCTCGTCGATCTGCGCCGCTCCGATCTCACCCGGCTCGACTGGCCGGACGATAGCTTTGACGGCGTCGTCGCCACTTTCGTCTTCGCCTGTATCGAGGATCACGAGCAGCTCGCCGCGCTCAAGGAATTGCACCGGGTCTGCAAGGCGGAGGGCGAAATCCGGATCGTCGATTACCGCCTCTCGCCGCGCCCTCTGGTGCGGGCTCGTCAAAAGCTGATGTCGAAATGGCTCAACGGCGCTTTCGCGGCGACCTATACGCCGACCACGGAAAACTATTTCGATGAGGCGGGCCTTGAAGTTATCGAGCAAAAATTCATCCGCAGCGACGTGCTCAAGATGATCCGCCTGCGTCCGCGCCAGCCGAGCTGA
- a CDS encoding GGDEF domain-containing response regulator: MRVVLLAANREPRESIAAILETRGHDVLRFSEGERALTKLRDDQTTNAFLVLDLQKAEQAVELCWEARLLASSERPIYICLVSRPMSPEGVVEALDCGADDVMQLPLCANELYARLRSAERFNQMQLKLVELATRDGLTGLLNRPAFFHRAIKICKEGGAPIAAIMADVDHFKSVNDRFGHAWGDKALKSVAENLARRADVAARLGGEEFVLLLPASSPEHALAVAEDLRRAIASCEIDVDGTPLRLSCSFGVAVAQPGAEIDDLLRRADCALYAAKRGGRDRVVVHDDERPCSVSASLIRHAGERRESRRRAAV; this comes from the coding sequence ATGCGTGTCGTGTTGCTGGCGGCCAATCGGGAGCCGAGAGAATCGATCGCCGCCATCCTTGAAACGCGGGGCCACGACGTCCTGCGTTTCTCCGAGGGCGAGCGCGCGCTGACAAAGCTGCGGGACGACCAGACCACAAACGCCTTCCTCGTCCTCGATCTCCAGAAAGCCGAGCAGGCCGTCGAGCTTTGCTGGGAGGCGCGGCTTCTCGCGAGTTCGGAACGCCCGATCTATATCTGCCTGGTGTCGCGGCCGATGTCGCCGGAAGGCGTGGTCGAGGCCCTCGATTGCGGCGCCGACGACGTGATGCAACTGCCGCTCTGCGCCAACGAGCTGTATGCGCGGCTGCGCTCCGCGGAACGCTTCAACCAGATGCAACTGAAACTGGTGGAACTGGCCACGCGCGACGGCCTGACCGGCCTGCTGAACCGCCCTGCCTTTTTCCACCGCGCCATAAAAATCTGCAAGGAGGGCGGGGCGCCGATCGCGGCGATCATGGCGGACGTCGACCATTTCAAGTCGGTCAACGACCGATTCGGCCATGCCTGGGGCGACAAGGCCCTGAAGAGCGTCGCGGAAAATCTCGCCCGGCGGGCTGACGTCGCCGCCCGTCTCGGCGGCGAGGAATTCGTTCTCTTGCTGCCGGCAAGCAGTCCGGAACACGCCTTGGCGGTGGCGGAAGACCTCCGCCGCGCGATAGCTTCGTGCGAGATCGACGTCGATGGAACGCCATTGCGCCTGAGCTGCAGCTTCGGCGTCGCCGTCGCCCAGCCTGGCGCGGAAATCGACGACCTTCTGCGCCGCGCCGATTGCGCGCTTTACGCCGCCAAGCGCGGCGGGCGCGACCGTGTCGTGGTCCATGACGACGAAAGGCCCTGCTCAGTATCCGCCAGTCTCATCCGCCATGCCGGCGAGCGGCGCGAGAGCCGGCGGCGCGCCGCTGTCTGA
- a CDS encoding flagellar hook protein FlgE, which translates to MGLYDAMNASVTGMSAQSNHLTNIGQNISNSSTVGYKQADTEFSTMVDQAGVGQTAAGGVIASTRLDIAQQGTLTGATSATDLAVSGSGFFVVSNAAGQQFLTRAGSFVADKDGNLVNAAGYYLNGYSLANGTPTMAANSLSGMQIVNVNSATLSATPTTSGTLTANLPSADSTIAAADLPSANSSSSTYDEKTSMVMYDNLGASHTIDVYFAQTASGTWEASAYDHSAASSTGGFPYSSAALATTTLSFDSSNGHLTSGSANSLSIPVPSGANMTLDLSGMTQLAGSFAVSTATVNGNAAASISSVTIGTDGALSYDLTNGSIVSAYKIPLASVASPDNLEALSGNVYSPNILSGQASVGTAGTGGLGTIQSNELEESTVDIATELTNMIVAQRGYQANAQMFKTGADLMNTLIQMNLT; encoded by the coding sequence ATGGGTCTTTACGACGCCATGAACGCCAGCGTGACGGGCATGTCTGCCCAGTCGAACCATCTGACCAATATCGGCCAGAACATTTCGAATTCCAGCACGGTGGGCTACAAGCAGGCAGACACGGAATTTTCCACCATGGTCGACCAGGCCGGCGTCGGCCAAACCGCGGCCGGCGGCGTGATCGCCAGCACGCGCCTCGATATCGCCCAGCAGGGCACGCTGACCGGCGCCACTTCAGCGACCGATCTCGCCGTCAGCGGCAGTGGCTTTTTCGTGGTCTCCAACGCCGCGGGCCAGCAGTTCCTGACCCGCGCCGGCTCCTTTGTCGCCGACAAGGACGGCAATCTCGTCAATGCGGCGGGCTATTATCTCAATGGCTACAGCCTCGCCAACGGAACGCCGACCATGGCGGCCAATTCGCTGTCCGGCATGCAGATCGTCAATGTCAATTCCGCCACTTTGTCGGCGACCCCGACGACGAGCGGAACCCTGACCGCCAATCTGCCCTCCGCGGATTCGACCATCGCGGCCGCCGACCTGCCCTCGGCCAACAGCTCGTCCTCGACCTATGACGAGAAGACATCGATGGTCATGTACGACAACCTCGGCGCCTCGCACACCATCGACGTCTATTTCGCCCAGACCGCGTCGGGAACCTGGGAAGCCTCGGCCTACGACCATTCGGCGGCAAGCTCAACCGGAGGTTTCCCATATAGTTCCGCGGCGCTGGCGACCACGACGCTGAGCTTCGACTCGAGCAACGGCCATCTGACGTCGGGCAGCGCCAACAGTCTTTCCATTCCTGTGCCGAGCGGCGCGAACATGACGCTCGACCTTTCCGGCATGACCCAGCTCGCCGGCTCGTTCGCGGTCTCCACCGCGACGGTCAACGGCAACGCAGCCGCCTCGATAAGCTCGGTCACCATCGGCACGGACGGCGCCTTGTCGTACGACCTCACGAACGGCTCGATCGTCTCGGCTTACAAGATCCCGCTAGCGTCGGTGGCGAGCCCGGACAATCTGGAGGCGTTATCCGGCAACGTCTATTCGCCGAATATCCTTTCCGGTCAGGCTTCGGTGGGCACGGCGGGCACGGGAGGGCTGGGAACGATCCAGTCGAACGAGCTCGAGGAATCCACGGTCGATATTGCGACGGAACTGACCAACATGATCGTCGCCCAGCGCGGCTATCAGGCCAATGCGCAAATGTTCAAGACAGGCGCCGACCTGATGAACACACTGATCCAGATGAACCTGACGTAA
- the flgK gene encoding flagellar hook-associated protein FlgK, whose translation MGLSNAWDVATTSLATNAGLTSIVSRNISNAQNTAGYVSTKVANLVTGSNGAATIASISDLANATLFNSMLSSTSANASAQALSTGVTQLQQTVSDATTTSDSSTAAQSPSTLLQSLSTALQTYSSSPGSASAASAVLTAAQSLASGLNSASATVASVRETADQDMVNSVSTVNSLLAQFQDVNNRIVKGTATGSDISNALDQRNTILQSLSQQIGITTTTGSNGSMSIYTDSGATLFDVSPRSVTMTPTTTYTASTTGAAVYVDGVPVTGANAVMPIQSGALAGYANLRDNVAPQYQAQLDSIAGGLVNAFAETNSSTGAQAPGLFTYAGATGVPGSSRVSGLAGEIEVSSAVDPSQGGSLGLIRDGGINGLGYVQNSTGASGYSAVIQGDIAALSATTAFPSAGGLSTSTSLSDYAANSASWLDGEYQTASSQATYQSTLQTQASQALSNAIGVNIDTQMSKMLDLENSYQASAKLISTINTMFGALLQAVA comes from the coding sequence ATGGGCCTCTCGAACGCCTGGGATGTCGCCACGACCTCGCTCGCGACCAATGCGGGCCTGACCTCGATCGTCTCGCGCAACATTTCCAATGCGCAGAACACGGCCGGCTATGTCTCGACCAAGGTCGCCAATCTCGTCACCGGGTCGAATGGCGCGGCGACGATCGCTTCGATCAGCGATCTCGCCAACGCGACCTTGTTCAACTCCATGCTTTCGAGCACATCGGCGAACGCCTCGGCCCAGGCGCTCTCCACCGGCGTGACCCAGTTGCAGCAGACGGTGAGCGACGCGACCACGACGAGCGACTCAAGCACCGCCGCGCAATCGCCGTCCACGCTGCTGCAGTCCCTGTCCACGGCGCTGCAAACTTATTCGTCCTCGCCCGGCAGCGCCTCGGCCGCGAGCGCCGTGCTGACGGCGGCGCAGAGTCTCGCTAGCGGCCTCAATTCGGCGAGCGCGACGGTCGCGAGCGTGCGCGAGACGGCGGACCAGGACATGGTCAATTCCGTCTCGACGGTCAATTCGCTGCTCGCCCAGTTCCAGGACGTCAACAATAGGATCGTGAAAGGGACCGCGACCGGCTCCGACATTTCCAACGCGCTCGACCAGCGCAACACGATTTTGCAGAGCCTCTCGCAACAGATTGGCATCACGACGACAACCGGCTCGAACGGCTCGATGTCGATCTATACCGACAGCGGCGCGACATTGTTCGACGTGTCCCCGCGCAGCGTGACCATGACGCCGACGACGACTTATACCGCTTCGACGACCGGGGCGGCCGTCTATGTGGACGGCGTTCCGGTGACGGGCGCAAACGCTGTCATGCCGATCCAGTCGGGCGCGCTCGCCGGCTATGCAAACCTGCGCGACAATGTCGCACCCCAATATCAGGCGCAGCTCGATTCCATCGCCGGCGGCCTCGTCAACGCCTTCGCCGAGACCAATAGCTCCACCGGCGCGCAGGCTCCGGGTCTGTTCACTTATGCGGGCGCGACCGGCGTTCCCGGCTCGTCGCGGGTTTCCGGCCTCGCCGGCGAAATCGAGGTTTCGAGCGCGGTCGATCCATCGCAGGGCGGCTCGCTCGGTCTGATCCGCGACGGTGGGATCAACGGTTTGGGCTATGTCCAGAACTCGACCGGCGCCTCGGGCTACAGCGCGGTGATTCAGGGAGACATTGCGGCGCTGAGCGCGACGACCGCTTTTCCTTCCGCCGGCGGGCTCTCGACCTCGACCAGCCTGAGCGATTACGCCGCCAATTCGGCGAGCTGGCTCGACGGCGAATATCAAACCGCAAGCAGCCAGGCGACCTATCAGTCGACCTTGCAGACCCAGGCGTCGCAAGCACTCTCCAACGCCATTGGCGTCAATATCGACACGCAAATGTCGAAAATGCTCGATCTCGAAAACTCCTATCAGGCGTCGGCCAAATTGATTTCGACCATCAATACGATGTTCGGCGCCCTCTTGCAGGCGGTGGCGTGA
- a CDS encoding flagellar hook-associated family protein, translating to MSLNAVSSATLSSILQNTVSRIQSQLTTSEIENSTGKLADIGLTLGADSGQDIALHQQMADLTAISNSNAVVTAQLGGAANALTSLQSTASTMLSAFVDGASGTANSIGAAGLQQQASGALQTFASLMNSDVGGVYVFGGINSGVAPIAAYSQTPPSMAQNAVETAFQNYFGFAISSSNVNSITGTQMQTFLTNQFAALFSGSNWTSDWSSASDTAATNRIGANQTVTTSVSGNDPAFQNMAEALTMVSAFGGLNLSSDAYSTLMSTAQSVMNSANNGLISASTAVGTMENQVTEANSAINLQQNVLTTQINAAETVNAYDVATQVSNLSTQLQTAYSLTSQIHKLSLVNFL from the coding sequence ATGAGTCTGAATGCGGTGTCCTCGGCGACCCTTTCCTCGATCCTCCAGAATACGGTTTCGCGCATCCAGTCGCAGTTGACGACCAGCGAGATCGAAAATTCGACCGGCAAACTTGCCGACATCGGACTGACGCTCGGCGCCGATTCCGGCCAGGATATCGCCCTGCATCAGCAGATGGCCGATTTGACGGCGATTTCGAATTCCAACGCCGTGGTCACGGCCCAGCTTGGGGGCGCCGCGAACGCTTTGACCAGCCTGCAAAGCACGGCTTCGACCATGCTGTCCGCCTTCGTCGACGGCGCGTCGGGAACGGCGAACAGCATTGGCGCCGCCGGCTTGCAGCAGCAGGCGTCAGGCGCTTTGCAGACCTTCGCGTCGCTGATGAATTCGGACGTCGGCGGGGTTTATGTCTTTGGTGGAATCAACAGCGGCGTCGCGCCGATCGCCGCCTATTCCCAGACTCCCCCGAGCATGGCGCAAAATGCGGTGGAGACCGCGTTTCAGAATTATTTCGGCTTCGCAATCTCGTCATCGAATGTGAATTCGATCACCGGGACGCAGATGCAGACTTTTCTCACCAATCAATTCGCCGCTCTGTTCAGCGGGTCGAATTGGACGTCGGACTGGTCGTCCGCCAGCGACACGGCCGCGACCAACCGCATCGGCGCCAACCAGACCGTGACGACCTCCGTCAGCGGCAATGATCCGGCGTTCCAGAACATGGCGGAAGCCCTGACCATGGTCAGCGCCTTCGGCGGGCTCAACCTTTCCTCCGACGCTTATTCGACCCTCATGAGCACGGCGCAATCGGTGATGAACAGCGCAAACAACGGCCTGATCTCGGCTAGCACGGCGGTCGGGACGATGGAGAACCAGGTGACCGAGGCGAACAGCGCGATCAACCTGCAGCAAAACGTGCTGACCACGCAGATCAACGCGGCCGAGACGGTCAACGCCTATGATGTGGCGACCCAGGTGAGCAATCTCTCGACCCAATTGCAGACGGCCTATTCGCTCACGTCGCAGATCCACAAGCTGAGCCTCGTCAATTTTCTTTAG
- the flaF gene encoding flagellar biosynthesis regulator FlaF, with amino-acid sequence MYQFTYAEVVDDSPQDMRERERDALARCIDMLEAAEKAGPQSAEARDALTFLRRLWSIFIEDLSSEGNDLPRDLRVQLISIGIWTLKEIERLRSGAKQSFGDLIEINAIIRDGLA; translated from the coding sequence ATGTACCAGTTCACCTATGCAGAAGTTGTCGACGATTCGCCTCAAGACATGCGCGAGCGCGAGCGCGACGCTCTGGCGCGCTGCATCGACATGCTGGAGGCCGCGGAGAAAGCCGGGCCGCAATCCGCCGAAGCGCGCGACGCACTTACTTTTCTGCGCCGCCTGTGGTCGATCTTCATCGAGGATCTGAGCAGCGAGGGCAATGATCTGCCGAGGGACCTCCGCGTCCAGCTCATTTCCATCGGTATCTGGACTCTGAAAGAGATCGAGCGGCTGCGCAGCGGCGCGAAGCAGAGCTTCGGCGATCTCATCGAGATCAACGCGATCATTCGCGACGGACTGGCGTGA
- the flbT gene encoding flagellar biosynthesis repressor FlbT, giving the protein MLLKLRAGEKLYINGAVIRVERKATIELLNDATFLLEAHVIQPDEASTPLRQLYFTLQTELMDRDAAPIARKMFKTMLADTSAAFGPGAVAEGLREAQALAESGRIFEALKAIRALYPREAELLTGAPQTNAAA; this is encoded by the coding sequence ATGCTGTTGAAACTGCGGGCCGGCGAGAAGCTTTACATCAACGGCGCCGTCATCAGGGTCGAGCGGAAGGCGACGATCGAATTGCTCAACGACGCGACCTTTCTGCTCGAGGCGCATGTCATCCAGCCGGATGAGGCGAGCACGCCATTGCGCCAGCTTTATTTCACGCTGCAAACGGAGCTGATGGATCGCGACGCGGCGCCAATTGCGCGAAAGATGTTCAAAACCATGCTGGCGGACACCAGCGCGGCTTTTGGCCCCGGCGCCGTGGCGGAGGGTTTGCGCGAGGCGCAGGCTTTGGCCGAATCGGGCCGCATATTCGAAGCCCTCAAGGCCATTCGGGCGCTTTATCCGCGCGAGGCCGAATTGCTCACAGGAGCGCCGCAAACAAACGCCGCCGCCTGA
- the flgD gene encoding flagellar hook assembly protein FlgD codes for MTVSSVTATTPTATISANSTAAQAATINYNEFLQLLVTELQNQDPTNPMDPTQQVSQLASFSSVEQQVQTNSTLTSLLNNSYISQAEAAIGKTATSADGSVSGTISSVSISSSGATATLTDGNTLSLGTGVTIS; via the coding sequence ATGACCGTGTCTTCCGTCACCGCGACGACCCCGACCGCCACCATCAGCGCCAACAGCACTGCCGCGCAGGCGGCGACTATCAATTACAACGAATTCCTCCAGCTGCTCGTCACCGAATTGCAGAACCAGGATCCGACCAATCCGATGGACCCGACGCAGCAGGTCTCGCAGCTTGCGTCCTTCTCGTCGGTCGAGCAGCAGGTGCAGACCAATTCGACGCTGACTTCACTGTTGAACAATTCCTATATTTCACAGGCTGAAGCCGCGATCGGAAAAACGGCGACATCGGCGGACGGCTCGGTCAGCGGGACGATTTCCTCCGTCTCGATCAGTTCCTCCGGTGCGACAGCGACGCTGACGGACGGCAATACTTTGTCGCTCGGCACGGGCGTAACGATCTCCTGA
- the fliQ gene encoding flagellar biosynthesis protein FliQ, protein MNEADALDLLHASIWTILVAAGPAVAAAMVVGIAIALFQALTQIQEATLTFVPKIIAVLLTLALTGAFMGAQIHTFAEQVYGRVEKGF, encoded by the coding sequence ATGAACGAGGCTGACGCGCTCGATCTGCTTCACGCCTCGATCTGGACGATCCTTGTCGCCGCGGGTCCGGCGGTGGCCGCGGCCATGGTCGTCGGCATAGCCATCGCCTTGTTTCAGGCCCTGACCCAGATCCAGGAAGCGACCCTGACCTTCGTTCCCAAGATCATCGCCGTCCTCCTCACCCTGGCCTTGACGGGCGCCTTCATGGGCGCGCAAATTCACACTTTCGCCGAGCAGGTTTACGGGCGGGTGGAAAAAGGCTTCTGA
- the flhA gene encoding flagellar biosynthesis protein FlhA, with product MTNATLTQENSGEKSRRDFYFAFGVIGILCIFFLPVPAFLIDFGLAISIAFSVLILMVALWIEKPLEFSAFPTILLVVTMLRLSLNIATTRLILSHGAQGVTAAGYIIGGFARLVMGGDFVIGLVVFIILITVNFLVITKGATRIAEVGARFTLDAIPGKQMAIDADLSAGLINEKEAQQRRRELEEESSFFGSMDGASKFVRGDAIAGLIILAVNVFGGIVIGVTRHGLDLGAAADVYTKLSVGDGLVSQVPALIVSLAAGLLVSKGGTRGSAEKAVFGQLGGHPRALFVASALLFFLGLMPMLPFFPFATLSGVLAFLGYTIPRRLAEERAAQEASERVREEQARAETKNSVKESLRTHEIELVLGKQLAARLLASQNELSTRVARMRRKFATQYGFVVPEIKVSDSLSAPPKSYQIKIHGAIVARQEVRIGELLIINGDGRRPDIPGEDTREPAFGMKAYSISEAYVAEAKRAGFNPIDNMSVLLTHLSETLRNNLAQLLSYKDMRVLFDRLGPEYKRLLDEISPSLISFSGLQAVLKLLLAERISIRNLHLILEAIAEIAPHARRAEQIAEHVRLRMAQQICGDLAQGGELKILRLGNRWDLVFHQALKRDAKGDVVEFDIDPRLVEEFGEEASPVIRKHMDAGEHFVVIATPETRPYVRMMVERLFATLPVLSHLELARGVEIQSLGTIS from the coding sequence ATGACCAATGCGACTCTCACGCAAGAGAATTCCGGCGAAAAGAGCAGGCGGGATTTCTATTTCGCCTTTGGCGTCATCGGAATTCTCTGCATATTTTTCCTGCCGGTTCCCGCCTTTCTGATCGATTTCGGATTGGCCATTTCGATCGCCTTTTCCGTTCTGATCCTGATGGTGGCCTTGTGGATCGAAAAGCCGCTCGAATTCTCCGCTTTTCCCACCATCCTGCTTGTTGTCACCATGCTGCGGTTGTCGCTCAATATCGCGACGACGCGCCTGATCCTGTCCCATGGCGCCCAGGGCGTGACCGCCGCCGGCTATATCATCGGCGGCTTCGCAAGGCTGGTGATGGGGGGCGATTTCGTCATCGGCCTCGTCGTCTTCATCATTCTCATCACCGTCAATTTCCTCGTCATCACCAAGGGCGCGACCCGCATCGCGGAAGTCGGCGCGCGCTTCACCCTCGACGCCATTCCCGGCAAGCAGATGGCGATCGACGCCGATCTTTCGGCGGGCCTGATCAACGAGAAGGAAGCACAACAGCGCCGCCGCGAGCTGGAGGAGGAAAGCTCGTTTTTCGGCTCGATGGACGGGGCCTCGAAATTCGTCCGCGGCGATGCGATCGCCGGTCTGATCATCCTCGCGGTCAATGTCTTTGGCGGCATCGTGATCGGCGTCACCCGCCATGGACTCGATCTTGGCGCGGCGGCGGACGTCTATACCAAATTGTCGGTTGGCGACGGTCTGGTGTCGCAGGTCCCGGCGCTGATCGTTTCGCTCGCGGCGGGCCTTCTGGTGTCAAAGGGCGGCACCCGCGGCTCGGCAGAGAAGGCGGTGTTCGGTCAGCTCGGCGGCCATCCGCGCGCCCTGTTCGTCGCCAGCGCGTTGCTGTTTTTCCTCGGCCTCATGCCGATGCTGCCGTTTTTCCCATTCGCGACCTTGAGCGGCGTTTTGGCCTTCCTCGGCTATACGATTCCCCGACGACTCGCGGAAGAACGGGCGGCGCAGGAGGCGAGCGAGCGCGTCCGCGAAGAGCAGGCGCGCGCCGAAACGAAGAATTCGGTGAAAGAGTCCTTGCGTACGCACGAGATCGAGCTGGTGCTGGGCAAGCAGCTCGCGGCGCGGCTGCTGGCGTCGCAGAACGAGCTCTCGACCCGCGTCGCGCGGATGCGGCGGAAATTCGCCACCCAATATGGCTTCGTCGTGCCCGAGATCAAAGTGTCGGACAGTCTGTCGGCGCCGCCCAAATCCTATCAGATCAAGATTCACGGCGCCATTGTCGCCCGGCAGGAAGTGCGGATCGGGGAATTGCTCATTATCAACGGCGACGGCAGGCGGCCCGACATCCCCGGCGAGGACACGCGCGAGCCGGCGTTCGGGATGAAGGCCTACAGCATTTCCGAAGCCTATGTCGCGGAGGCGAAACGCGCCGGCTTCAATCCGATCGACAATATGTCGGTGCTCTTGACGCATCTCTCCGAAACCCTGCGCAATAATCTCGCGCAACTTCTGTCCTATAAGGACATGCGGGTTTTGTTCGACCGGCTCGGCCCGGAATATAAAAGGCTGCTCGACGAAATCAGTCCGTCGCTGATTTCCTTTTCCGGGCTGCAGGCGGTGCTTAAACTGCTGCTCGCCGAGCGGATTTCGATCCGCAATCTGCATCTCATTCTGGAAGCGATCGCCGAGATCGCGCCGCATGCGCGGCGCGCGGAGCAGATCGCCGAACATGTGCGCCTGCGCATGGCGCAACAGATCTGCGGCGACCTTGCGCAGGGCGGGGAGCTGAAAATCCTGCGGCTCGGAAACCGCTGGGATCTCGTGTTCCATCAGGCGCTCAAGCGCGACGCCAAAGGCGACGTCGTCGAATTCGATATCGATCCGCGGCTCGTCGAGGAATTCGGCGAGGAGGCGTCGCCGGTCATTCGCAAACATATGGACGCGGGCGAGCATTTCGTCGTCATCGCCACCCCCGAGACGCGGCCCTATGTCCGCATGATGGTCGAGCGCCTGTTTGCAACCCTGCCGGTTCTGTCGCATCTCGAACTGGCGCGCGGCGTCGAGATCCAATCCCTGGGGACGATTTCGTGA
- a CDS encoding flagellar biosynthetic protein FliR — protein MTFFSADLVATALVLFCRIGGCLMLAPGFSSARVPMRARLFVALTLTLSLTPALTAKGSIVFPNLGALAGDIFSELFLGAMIGLLGRLFFLALETLMMAASMQIGMSNPLGAPIDETVALPPIATLITTTATALIFVSGLHWELIRGIAGSYAVMPVGFLLRPEAAMHMVVNDLSTAFVVALRVSSPFIVYAVMVNLAIGLVNRLTPQIPVYFVSGPFVVAGGLILFYFISGAMVAAFMSAFGDWAVRGN, from the coding sequence GTGACCTTTTTCTCGGCCGATCTGGTCGCGACGGCGCTCGTCCTGTTCTGCCGGATCGGCGGATGCCTCATGCTGGCGCCCGGATTTTCGAGCGCGCGCGTGCCGATGCGGGCCAGATTGTTCGTCGCCTTGACTTTGACCTTGTCTTTGACGCCAGCCTTGACTGCGAAAGGCTCCATCGTCTTTCCCAATCTAGGCGCGCTCGCGGGCGATATTTTTTCAGAGCTGTTTCTGGGCGCCATGATCGGCCTGCTTGGGCGGCTTTTCTTTCTGGCGCTTGAGACCTTGATGATGGCCGCGTCGATGCAGATCGGCATGAGCAATCCGCTTGGAGCGCCGATCGACGAAACCGTGGCCCTGCCGCCGATCGCGACGCTGATCACGACGACCGCGACGGCGCTGATCTTCGTCTCCGGCCTTCACTGGGAGCTGATCCGGGGCATTGCCGGCTCTTACGCGGTGATGCCGGTGGGATTTCTGCTACGGCCTGAGGCGGCGATGCATATGGTGGTGAACGATCTCTCCACCGCTTTCGTCGTGGCCTTGCGGGTGTCGAGTCCGTTCATCGTCTATGCGGTGATGGTCAATCTGGCCATTGGCCTCGTAAACCGGTTGACGCCGCAGATTCCCGTTTATTTCGTCTCCGGCCCCTTCGTCGTCGCGGGCGGATTGATCCTGTTCTATTTCATCTCCGGCGCGATGGTTGCGGCCTTCATGTCGGCATTCGGGGACTGGGCGGTGCGAGGCAATTGA
- a CDS encoding flagellar protein FlgN: protein MTIHRNLRFAANAAPALYDALDRMEAAIEQETAILRENGATELTDFNHRKRQGLLEINRILRNFDAADLAGVDRTRVLRLVGKLEENQRMLAHHLKAVDSIAALLTRAMQDAESDGTYGRGGAP from the coding sequence ATGACCATTCATCGAAATTTGCGTTTTGCGGCGAACGCCGCTCCGGCGCTCTATGACGCGCTCGACCGCATGGAGGCGGCGATCGAGCAGGAGACCGCGATCTTGCGTGAAAATGGGGCCACGGAATTGACGGATTTCAATCATCGCAAGCGTCAGGGCCTTCTCGAAATCAATCGCATCCTGCGCAATTTCGACGCCGCCGATCTTGCGGGCGTCGACCGGACGCGCGTCCTCCGCCTGGTCGGCAAGCTCGAAGAGAATCAAAGGATGCTCGCGCATCATCTGAAGGCGGTCGATTCGATCGCCGCGCTGCTGACGCGCGCGATGCAGGACGCGGAGTCGGACGGCACCTACGGCCGCGGGGGCGCTCCTTAG